The Lytechinus pictus isolate F3 Inbred chromosome 5, Lp3.0, whole genome shotgun sequence DNA segment cAGCAAAAACTTTCACCGAattacggtttcgttttttctggggaTTCACTATATTCTAACTTCTCAATGAGACATCAAATTATCAATCAATGAATGTTCATGTTTCACCATGTGTTCCTACCTCTCAAATTTGGGCGGAGGTACTTGCCTAGGGAGCCAGCTTGCTTTAGCCTCTCCGCTTTTCTTTTTCGATTTTCGCAACCTGAAGATTTTTTGCCATGATACTTGAGAACTTTGTAGTTGGGCGTGGTCGCCTGGGCGCCATGAGTTGCAGACTGGCGAGTTTGAAGTCGCTCCTTGCCCGCTTTCCAGACCAtaatgcgcatgctcgtaacttcgaGAACTTCGAGAATTTCTCGGAAGTCTCTTCGGGACGGAATGTATGAATGCGGAAATAATAACACGAATTCTTGTAAtgtgatcgaggcggtctgaTACGGTTATTATCAATTTCCACTTTCCAAATAAATATGGAGCGCAAGTTATCCCGACCTACAACTAGCTACACGGCGGGTCATTGCTTGCTTGTTATTGGTGTTGAACGTGACGATGTTAACATGTGCTTTGTAACCTATGTAATTATAGGTATATGGCTTAAACAGAATGCAACTTGTATAACTTATACTAGTTGCATTCTTTTTAAGCCATACCCATACACAATTTCAGCGCCccctagttctaacatcaatttggcgctcccctcgttcaaacatcaatttggcaccccaagttcgagtatcaatttggcgcccccctagttcgaacatcgattcggcccccttcccccctagttcgagaatcaatctggcgcccccagttcgaacatcattttaacatcccttcgaacatcatttcgacgccctcctagttcgaatatcaattcggcgtccctacatgtaggtcaaacatcaatttggcgcccctagttcaaatatcatttcgcccccccccctagctcgagtattaATTTggcggcccccccccccccctagttcgaacatcaatttggtgcccctacgtcgaacatcaattcgccctccctcccccgttcgaacatcaattcggcccccaattcgaacatcattttgacattccttcgaacatcattttcttttttatccttttcctttccctctctttttccttctctttctttccccttttcctctcccttttccttcccttccttccccctcttccctttttcttcttttctctccccctttcctctctcttttttctcctcttcttttttccccctcttcctcccctttccccctttctctctcttctcttcattcctccttcctctctctttttttctccttttcctttccccctctcccctttcctcttttctttccccccttttcctctcttttttttcttcccttcttccccctcttcctttcttctttttcttcttttctttcccctcttcccctcttttttctctttctttccctcttcttttttttgccaaAGGGGGGAgccaaggcccccccccccccccatggatccgcgcctgaatgTCAGTATACATAaacctaaatatatatatatttttagaatgATTTGAATGGTActtcaaaatttatcaattctCAAATTTCTCAATCTCAACTTGTTAAAAAACGCAATTAAAAAATCTAACTTCATTTAATAAAGTAAGGCTACATAACATGAAATTTACCAAGTATTCCCATTTCATACCAAGAAGTTCCAAGCCAATTCCTCAACATTGAATTGTTTATGACTGCAAAATTAAGCGAATTTTTGTGAATTGTTAATCTTGTCTCTGTCGTCACTAGGTTTCAAAGGAGGAAACCTTCCAAGTCTTTCTTATAATTTgtgagatgttttttttttctttttcaaactgCTTCCACATCATTaaacaaatttcaaagaaattgatgaTTTCACCAGACTGACCTTAACCCTCATGACCACAATGCTTTTGTTCTCAGAACAAGAGAGGAAAATATACACCCAATTTACCCACTGTCTACTGTTACCAGGTagtccctgtacaaagcctatgggaagGGCAGGAATCGGTAATCAACTGGTTAAATAAATTTGGGTGAAAAGACACACATTGTACCATTTTACACCTCACTTTGAGGTTAGAAGCAATTTAATCAATATCAGATCGCTAGATATTTTCCTGAACAGGTGGAACCGTACTTTGTATTACAAAAGGTATGCTCGTTTCTACATCAAATGTATACCACTATGTGCTTACAAGTATATATCCTGTGCTTGCTACATCTGTGAGGAGGAATAATTTTAGTAATGCTCTCCATATTGTTTCTTTATGGGGTCTTGaacttattttcaaattatattgtttATTCTTACATCTCCTGACTCAACGTTCCTCAATTTAATTTAAATACAGATTTGAAGACACCATATATTGACATCGGACAGATATCGAATTCAACCATGGGAAGCCAAGACCGATCTTCAATCACAACATACCTTCAATTATTGTTCATCAGTGTGGTTTGTTACAGTGTAGTATCCGCTCAGACTCCCCCTCCGACAGAGCCCCCATCATGTCCAAGTGGCTGCCAATGTAATTTTCAGACCAGGGTAGTTGACTGTCAGCGAGGAGGCTTCACCAGCATACCAACAACCTTTCCATCATACACCAGAACTCTTCTCCTCAGTAGTAATATTCTGAGAAATATTTTTGAGGACTCTTTTGTTGGTCTCTCGAACCTGGTATCTTTGGACTTGAGCTCTTGTGAGATAAGAACAATCAGTCCGAGAGCATTCAGTGGTTTGGACAACCTTCACACCCTAAACCTTCAGCTGAATCACATGGATACATTACCTTCTGGAGCATTTGCAGGGCTCACCAACCTCAGAGAGCTATATCTGCAGAGGAACCAGCTGCAGATATTACCTGGTGACGTGTTCAATGATACAATTTTTCTCTCGGAATTGGACATCGGTAATAATATAATTACTCAGATACATGCCAATGCCTTCAGTGATCTCTCGGTGCTGTGGGTTCTCAACCTGGCATACAACCAACTTGACAGCATCCCTGAAATGGTATTGAAGAATCTTACGACTTTAAAGCACTTAGCCCTATCTGGAAATCCTATTTCTACCATCCCGCCAATGACCTTTAGCTCCCTCACTTATTTAAATATACTGTACCTTGATAGCTTACAGCTGGAATCGCTGGAGGTTGATTCATTTTTTGGTCTGCAATCGGTCACTAACATTGACCTATCATACAACCAATTCCATACTCTggatccatcaacatttcaacTCCTGACCGAATTGAGTACTCTACTCCTTGCAGGGAACTCATGGAACTGTGAATGTTCCCTCTTACCCTTTGTTCAGTGGCTTAAGCAGAGTAAAATCAACTACTACAGTCCTCTTTGGTATTGTACAAATCCAAATGAACTCAGAGGCACGGTTGTCTATGGGCTAGAGCAACACGACTTTGCATGTGAGCCAAGCATTACTAATCCTCCTATTGACACGACTGTTGGTTACAGGAACAGGGTATTCTTTCAATGTGTAGCAAGGGGAGATCCAACTCCAGAAATCCAGTGGTATCAACCTGATGGCACAAGAATTACAGCTACATCCTATGAGGAATATATGTACACGGCTGTGAATGGCATTGTGCTTGTAATTCAATTTGCTGACAAAGAACACGTGGGTTCCTTTAACTGCACAGCTACTAATGTGCATGGCAGTGATTCTGTAAAATTTCAGGTTGACGTCACTGGTCTTCCTGAACCGGAAGTAACCACAATCCCTGGAAGTACAGCGAGTGATGGTTCTTCAACCACTGTGGAAGCATCCACAAGCACTTGCCTTAGTTATACTTTGTCAATCATGGTGGAATCTGTTGACGAAACATCTATTGCAGTTTCTTGGGTCCCTTTTACTGGGGAAAGAGAAATCACAAGATATGTAGTACAGTCACACCTCTTTGGCGATGAGCaaacaaattcatattttgtcaaCAAAACAGAAGACAACTACgaactaacgaaccttatttcaaaCACAGGTTACACCGTCTGTGCTTCTTTTCTCATTGACCACTGTCCCCTTGTGGTACCAAGAAGGCAATGTAGAGAAGTGACAACCGCAGGTGTAAATCCTACTATAGCTGCAATGCAAAGGAGACATCGCCAAGAGATTATTGGTACAGTCCTGGCATGCATCCTAGGAACACTCCTCCTTATGGCAACAATTTTCTTCGTTCTCTGGAGATACAGGAAACCCAAGACATACAATCAATATGATTTCAAAGGCAACACGGACACAGTTGCTTTTGAAGGAATCCCTGAAGATGCTGAAGGGTTCGCCTCTGGTTCTGTTACACCTAACAAATACGAAGTGCAAAATGGAGCTTACATCAATGGAGGAATGGACATGTCAATGGGCACAAGCAATGATTACAGCAAAGACCCTATTGGAGCAAGTATGAGTAATGACAACACTGTGATCCAACACTCGGTTGACGTGCACTCGGATGTGGAACATACAGCAGGCTACCACAGTGACAACCTAGCGTCCCATGGGGATGTAACAACGGACTCTACTACTGTCTCCTTGAAGTCTACAAATTCAGTAGTGTCAGGTGATAGCTCGAGAGACACGCGAGAGCAAAAGGACAAAGCCTCCAAGGTAAAATAAGAGTCAAGTATCTCTAAGCTCTGATGAAGGTGTGGAGAAGGATGGGGAGATAGAAATGACAGATTTAAGAGATGCACCACATAGCAATTATGGCAAATGAAGTGAGTGTTATCTTAATTCTGAAATTGGAAGAATATCCTCATATTATGTTGGACTTTGTTTTTGTTGGGTCCTGTGTTTTACCAAATTTGCTTTCAAAACCGAATGGAAAATTTCCACAGGAAAATTTGCTGTCAGctattaaatgaaatgtcatattttcagtGCTTACATACAGTACTACTCTTAGTACTTTTTGTAATTCtgtaaaaggacaagtccatcccaacaaaaagttgttttgaataaaaagagaaaaatccaacaataacagaactgaaaatttcatcaaaatgggacgtaaaataagaaagttatgacattcaaacaataaaaaacaaaataaatagtgagtgagggacatcatcgactctcatttgaTTATCACTGATttttgcatgtaactgttttgtgaaaaataagtgaaactttaaaaaatcttaacttttttcagcattatacttgtttgattttcctatattgatttaaatcaacatttttctggggtggacatgACCTTCAAAGTTTACGAAATCAAGACCCCAAAGCAGAAAATGTACGTGGAATTCTTACTACTGCCCTtgctgatgtacatgtattaaatgtATGTACACATGTATATTATTACTATGGCTAATGACGATGCCAATTCtctcaatgttttattttttaggacACAGAATTGGTTTGGAAAGAAATTGTAGTTCTTCCTACCGACCTTAGTATCACAACAACCTATGTGGACTGATGGTAAAAGTTCATCTGAAATAAACagatatattcatttttgtttgctcCATGATAAGCCCATTGCTTTATAGCATCTGGCTAGTTATTTGACAAATGTATGCTATTCCATTGGTGGCAGAGTCACGGTCACCATCAAAAAGCTTTGTCCATCTTAGCACAGTTCCATTTCATGACTTTATACAATATATCATATTAATTGTTGTCACTTTTACTATCAAAaccacaatatatatatatatatatatatatatatatatatatggatgcaCTTTATACCTTATAATTGCACTATCTGGGGCTCATACAAGacagagttgcatttaaacaaaactaaaaaaaatcaagcgcaagtccctaATACGCATGTTTCATTGGTCGGAAATCATGTTGCCTCTGATTTTTAGAGATGcttttgatcgcaactcttctTGAAATGGACCCCCACATGTAGGAATTTTCCTATAAGTATTATagttaaatcaatatttttttgagtCGACATCTACATTAAGACATTATAAAAATGCTTGAATAGATGTCATCACCAATTATGAAATTGAAACTTGCACAAAATAATCAAGCAACATAATAAACACATTCTGAATTAACTTATTGACACTCTCAAACTCTGTTACGTGCACAATGATCTTGAAAAGGCTTAGCTCGGCCCGGTAGCATAAATAGATGCAATTAATTGTACTATTCATTGTAACTGTACGTCTGTGGGAATAAACCATGTGTGGAAAGTTACAATCAATAtctaatattaatttcatctcTTTATGTAACAAGGAcctggggtgtttcacaaaaattatttaagtataaagtcgcacttaaatgccaagGTATATGGTATGCACAATCTTAATTGATTAATAATTAACATGCATTAGTGCATGTCCTCTAAGTATGATCTGACAATGAAAGTCTCtgaacatacacacacaaaattgtTCAAAGGCTGAACAcaacatgatacatgtacagtgtaagaTATTGACAGCCAAataaaggcctacatgtacgtgtacataGGTGTCTACAAAAGTCTATTTTCATAATTGCCTTCTTGTGCAATCAAGACCAATTACACAGGTAATAGAATACTTGTGTTTACAAAGTACACAGTACTTCTTCGGGAAGAAAGAAATGTTTTTAGTTGGTCAAAATCTGTTtttgaaatgagaaaaaatattttgactttaATATTTCACAATAACTAATACtctttcaggaaaaaaaaaagatctttagAATGTATCATTTAGATACCACTTTTTCCttaaattacaaataacaaattttgaaaaagaaatcaattttgTGATACTGTTTTAAGGTTAGCATCTCTTTTTATCACCATTTATTAATCATTTTCTACGTATGTTATTGCAAAAGGGGTAATCATACTTTATTTTAAGGTAAAGCTGGCTTCTATCATTATTATAGGAAAGGCATACGAACTCACTACACATTCGCATTTCATTCATGGTGACGTGTACATGTGTATCCTATGGAGCgcatatatttcattaacattaCCATCACATTTCAGatactagtacatgtatatgggatTTATGTGGTGTTAAATGGCATTTTAAGTCCAATTGTTGAAAAGTATAAAAATCCATTGTGAGTTTTCAAGTTCTTTTCATGTTATTTCGGAAGGGCATCATCATAAAGAGGTTAACCCCGCAGGACcaaaaaaatatctttcaaaataGCTGAAATGTTCGGGCCTTATGATTTTAGCTCCATACATGTGTTTTACATGACATGCATGTACAGTAACATAGAGCAAAATAGAGATTAAGCTATTCATCTTGGTGTTCCAAACTCTTTCATCCAATTAATTTTTAAAGCCTGGCTAAAGCTTTGGTCAAGCATTAATAATGTGAATATATTCCAAAATCATCTACCCCGACAATCTTACAGAAAAGTATTAGCcaatgaatctttttctttttccaatgGCCCTTCTCTGTAAAAATTCAAACATTCAATTCTATACCTCGTGCCCACTCTCAATGTTCTTTGGGGGcacaatttatctttttttttgtcatcatgaaacaaaatgcacatagattttatatttaattttgatcaggcactttaacaaaatatatttccgtaatttacacatttcattCTATATcctccaggggagcgtttcatgaaaggacttccgacaagtcctgtttttttcagagttaccatagtaactgtgcttctcagccaatcaaaatgttggaaaattgtcagatctgacaacttgtccgacgaaaatgttgatgaaatgctccccagatcATAATTTTTTAGGGCATAAACTTTCATATAACTGTGTAATTAATTGGAATAGTGAAAGGTGCATattgggggccgtttcataaagctgttcttaagttaaaagcgactttaagaacgactggtgaacccttaTACACGCTAAACAATCGCCAATtcaataccatttaccacaagaaaggatcaccagtcgttcttaaagtcgctcttaacttacgaacagctttatgaaacacccaccaggtcacATTTACACACAGATGgcttttatttcatatctttgCATCTCTGGGTTCTGTACAAGTCTCTCATCTCCAAAgtaaaatttgtcaaaagtttATCAAAATGCTAATAATCAAAGATTTACTGCTGGAAATTAAAGTAACAGAGGGTTGAGAAAGGTCCAATGGACCAAAGTCCCATGGTACCAAAAACCTATGATGTGTATATGTACTTTTCACCCCAATACCCCCATTTTCACCAACTATTACTGCCAAAATGTGTGTTTAATACGATGTGGGATATCATGGTTTACTGACGGATGGTctattatcacttggtctaatcatcagatgggctaacaacattcgggctaaacccacttagtccaattctcttttggtctaatgaccacttggtctaatagccaattagtctaatgaacacttggtctaatagccacttggtctaatgaccacttggtctaatagccaattggtctaatgaccacttggtctaataaccacttggtctaatgcccagttgggctaatcgtcacttggtctaattttcatatggtctaattgccatttcgtctaatgtattttattgtcacttggtctaattgcatttggtctaataccagttcgtctaatagtcGGATGGTCTcatactagttggtctaataccagttggtctaatcctcacttggtccattattaatttggtctatattgcagttggtctaatgtacagctggtctaatcctcacttggtccattattcagttggtctaatgtgcagttggtctaatttccatttcggccaatttccacttggtctaatttcagatagtctaacattcatttcgtgatgccatttggtctaatttgtaaagtctgcatggtgacttgttttcaattttctggtgaaattttttaagttattttccGCGCGCCGGCTTCGAATCTTCACACGTGCGCCCCTCGATATTAGAGTACAGTTAGAGTGAcgtttgtttgtgtgtttgttttatttttatttctgcgttcacaatacattattacaaatatttacattgtttgtaatatacaaaataa contains these protein-coding regions:
- the LOC129261077 gene encoding leucine-rich repeat-containing protein 4C-like produces the protein MGSQDRSSITTYLQLLFISVVCYSVVSAQTPPPTEPPSCPSGCQCNFQTRVVDCQRGGFTSIPTTFPSYTRTLLLSSNILRNIFEDSFVGLSNLVSLDLSSCEIRTISPRAFSGLDNLHTLNLQLNHMDTLPSGAFAGLTNLRELYLQRNQLQILPGDVFNDTIFLSELDIGNNIITQIHANAFSDLSVLWVLNLAYNQLDSIPEMVLKNLTTLKHLALSGNPISTIPPMTFSSLTYLNILYLDSLQLESLEVDSFFGLQSVTNIDLSYNQFHTLDPSTFQLLTELSTLLLAGNSWNCECSLLPFVQWLKQSKINYYSPLWYCTNPNELRGTVVYGLEQHDFACEPSITNPPIDTTVGYRNRVFFQCVARGDPTPEIQWYQPDGTRITATSYEEYMYTAVNGIVLVIQFADKEHVGSFNCTATNVHGSDSVKFQVDVTGLPEPEVTTIPGSTASDGSSTTVEASTSTCLSYTLSIMVESVDETSIAVSWVPFTGEREITRYVVQSHLFGDEQTNSYFVNKTEDNYELTNLISNTGYTVCASFLIDHCPLVVPRRQCREVTTAGVNPTIAAMQRRHRQEIIGTVLACILGTLLLMATIFFVLWRYRKPKTYNQYDFKGNTDTVAFEGIPEDAEGFASGSVTPNKYEVQNGAYINGGMDMSMGTSNDYSKDPIGASMSNDNTVIQHSVDVHSDVEHTAGYHSDNLASHGDVTTDSTTVSLKSTNSVVSGDSSRDTREQKDKASKDTELVWKEIVVLPTDLSITTTYVD